In the genome of Apodemus sylvaticus chromosome 2, mApoSyl1.1, whole genome shotgun sequence, one region contains:
- the Iqca1l gene encoding IQ and AAA domain-containing protein 1-like, translating to MSEGTYQRLWEASHVTLEEVLEKEPSLLEPVPSRERQSFQYRISVLYLYYLGLLRRFNLAYDQMVQPQKRRLLRRLLDGVAGRVLELKDEMVRVDLCETHCLDRVLQDLKLTPADLEVPIPKYFQLEQSSAMRARQQMLAEILARLEPLTSQENLRGLSRTEALILVQSAERARQGRLRATFMREIRKEEERDRRIRENGRQKFSQDQGAIVIQKVWKGYLQRKRIEQDRRVEMEFIGMLPSPNQTARLNVLAQAFMGEESRRTRQVEKEEEFQEAMGKTHESLTETEGPDMKERMKDQIRQWFIECHALTGRFPDYPDEASGGSYLIFADKTPEQVRLELEAQAQESKKKDQEKTKEREKEKKDKKKKKGKEEKAKKPEVMFKVQPSKSIPVISAGHEEYTSMWKSRYDNKHPSQNFDSETLREEKRKQVEMEIRAQVDELMRQELKNLRLAVDKEETRPLKSPKKKGGKKSGKKKKEKDLTPDRSVDSLFEELVVIGLIKKSVLVTLNDYIGDCLYLGSTLTLANKMPMPSLFDIRQNMALYGVLRLGSHDIHTMAPHVRSILLVGPSGMGKKMLVQAVCTETGANLFDLSPDNVMGKYPGKNGAQMLVHIVFKVARVLQPSVIWIGNTEKTFYKKVPKEERKMDPKRIKKDLMRATRQLSPGDRVMLIGTTERPQLAEVKGLCRFYERILFIPRPDYASRYVLWKRMIESQGMGVQLTPSLDISALARVSDGYTPGHILQSIQSVLTERRLLQLTKRPLVASEFVGHLAKLDPVYREEEETLKEWFFKTPLGKKNMKFTKDQQEAEEARLAKEKKKKK from the exons ATGTCTGAGGG AACTTACCAACGCCTCTGGGAGGCCTCCCACGTGACTCTCGAAGAGGTGCTGGAAAAAGAGCCGTCTCTGCTCGAACCTGTGCCCAGCCGGGAGCGTCAGAGCTTCCAGTACAGGATCTCGGTGCTTTACCTCTACTACCTGGGGCTGCTTCGCCGCTTCAACCTGGCCTACGACCAGATGGTGCAGCCACAGAAGCGGCGGCTGCTGCGGCGCCTTCTGGACGGTGTGGCAGGACGTGTGCTGGAACTGAAGGATGAGATGGTGCGTGTTGACCTGTGTGAGACCCACTGCCTGGACCGAGTGCTGCAGGACCTCAAGTTGACCCCG GCAGACCTGGAGGTTCCCATACCCAAATACTTTCAGCTGGAGCAGTCCAGCGCCATGAGGGCGCGTCAGCAGATGCTGGCTGAGATCCTGGCCAGACTGGAGCCACTGACTTCTCAGGAG AATCTTCGAGGATTGAGCCGGACCGAGGCCCTGATTCTAGTGCAAAGCGCTGAGAGGGCCAGGCAAGGCCGACTGCGAGCCACCTTCATGCGAGAGattaggaaggaggaggagcgggACCGGAGGATTCGGGAGAACGGGCGACAGAAGTTCAGTCAGGACCAGGGAGCCATTGTCATACAGAAG GTGTGGAAAGGTTACCTACAGAGAAAACGCATTGAGCAGGACCGACGAGTGGAGATGGAGTTCATCGGCATG CTCCCCTCGCCCAACCAGACGGCGCGCCTGAATGTCCTTGCCCAGGCCTTCATGGGGGAGGAGTCACGGAGGACCCGGCAggtggaaaaggaggaggaattcCAGGAAGCCATGGGCAAGACCCACGAGTCTCTCACGGAGACCGAGGGGCCCGACATGAAGGAGAGGATGAAGGATCAGATCCGACAGTGGTTTATTGAATGCCA TGCCCTGACTGGTCGGTTCCCTGATTATCCAGACGAGGCTTCAGGTGGATCCTACCTGATCTTTGCAGACAAGACCCCAGAGCAG GTGAGACTAGAACTGGAAGCACAAGCCCAGGAGAGCAAAAAGAAGGACCAGGAGAAGacgaaggagagagagaaggagaaaaaggacaagaagaaaaagaaaggcaaggaAGAAAAGGCCAAGAAG CCAGAAGTTATGTTCAAAGTGCAGCCGTCCAAATCCATCCCTGTGATCAGTGCTGGTCACGAGGAGTACACAA GTATGTGGAAGAGCCGGTATGACAACAAACACCCCAGCCAGAACTTTGACTCTGAGACCCTccgggaggagaaaagaaagcaagtggAGATGGAGATCCGGGCGCAG GTGGATGAGCTAAtgagacaggaactgaagaatTTGCGTCTGGCTGTGGACAAGGAGGAGACCAGACCTCTCAAGTCTCCAAAG AAAAAAGGTGGgaaaaaaagtggaaagaagaagaaggaaaaagatctGACCCCAGACAG GTCTGTGGACTCGCTGTTTGAAGAGCTTGTTGTTATTGGCCTTATAAAGAAGTCTGTGCTGGTGACACTGAATGACTACATTG GCGATTGCCTCTATCTCGGATCCACTCTGACGTTGGCAAACAAGATGCCCATGCCTTCCCTGTTTGATATTCGGCAGAACATGGCACTGTATGGGGTTCTTCGGCTGG GCTCCCATGACATACACACCATGGCTCCTCACGTCCGCTCCATCCTCCTGGTGGGACCCTCTGGCATGGGGAAGAAGATGTTGGTCCAAGCGGTGTGCACAGAAACTGGTGCCAACCTGTTTGACCTGTCACCTGACAACGTGATGGGCAAATACCCAGGAAAGAATGGAGCCCAGATGCTGGTACACATCGTCTTTAAG GTGGCCCGGGTCCTCCAGCCCTCTGTCATCTGGATTGGAAATACTGAGAAAACCTTCTACAAGAAGGtcccaaaggaagaaaggaag ATGGACCCAAAGAGAATAAAGAAGGACCTCATGAGGGCCACAAGACAGCTGAGCCCTGGTGACCGGGTGATGTTGATCGGGACGACGGAGCGCCCGCAGCTGGCTGAGGTGAAGGGACTGTGCAGGTTCTACGAGCGCATCCTCTTCATACCCCGGCCTGATTATGCTTCTCGTTACG TGCTCTGGAAGCGGATGATAGAGAGCCAAGGGATGGGAGTGCAGCTGACCCCAAGTCTGGACATTAGTGCCCTGGCTAGGGTGTCTGATGGCTACACGCCTGGTCACATTCTACAGTCCATCCAGTCAGTGCTCACAGAACGCCGCCTCCTTCAGCTGACTAAGAGGCCACTGGTTGCCTCCGAGTTTGTGGGGCACTTGGCAAAGCTGGATCCAGTAtacagggaagaggaggaaaccCTTAAG GAATGGTTTTTCAAGACTCCACTGGGAAAGAAGAATATGAAATTTACCAAGGACcagcaggaggctgaggaggcccGACTggcaaaggagaagaagaagaaaaagtga